A single genomic interval of Burkholderia sp. HI2500 harbors:
- a CDS encoding type VI secretion system Vgr family protein, with translation MSFAPNGGIPSGLGGGALGSLSALGGLAGPVASSVAGSVGPLAGLAGHVDTVQRAMQLAQTGFSLMDKTPGAIAEAINSAANPARLTQLNRYVTLDTPLGPDVLLVSAAVVDEHVNRLPEIHLDLLSHRHDLRPEDLIGQQVKIRFDQQARLSTLERVVASGAADNDRYFDGYVASFDRAGNPGNVTQYHLTAVPWFWFLTRSTDCRIFQNKTAQDILTEIFQEHGFSDFVFDIRTNQKPLEYVVMYQESYYNFCARLMEQEGLVWTHRYEKDKHFLVIGDTNLLFRPIDGLASVPFAATEASEDSGIDQLHEGRRFGVGKVTFRDFNHQNPSSPLMLVEAGPQNLKHARLDATERFEHQSLYDHGDDGHRYARFAMEAEEAQAHRYTGGGYAWRMTTAGAVTVANHPVLENNQDYVILHVRHEAVNDYTQHSAKLPYRNSFSLLPKKVPYRAPRATPKPVIHGTQSAIVVGPKGEEIYTNGSAVKVHFPWDRRGKKDGSDSMWVRVSQPWAGDGWGAAAIPRIKQEVLVAFNQGDPDNPVIVGRVFNGEQGNPYHGAAGQTMGIKSQTHKGQGSNEIRMTDTNGMQEFFMHAQKDMNTVVENNETHKVLGPMRTVLVATGSEEKQIPQGNLTETIAEKRSTTATTVEVTTPAKDGGGGTQVYMAERGILLKVKDSSISLAPEGIRLEHKGSVILMTDDGVMVNGKRIDLNK, from the coding sequence ATGAGTTTCGCTCCGAACGGGGGTATTCCCAGTGGATTGGGCGGTGGTGCGCTCGGCTCGTTGAGCGCGCTCGGGGGGCTCGCCGGCCCTGTGGCGTCGAGCGTGGCCGGCAGCGTCGGGCCGCTCGCCGGCCTGGCCGGGCACGTCGACACCGTCCAGCGCGCGATGCAACTCGCGCAGACCGGCTTCTCGCTGATGGACAAGACGCCCGGCGCGATTGCCGAAGCGATCAACAGCGCCGCCAACCCCGCGCGCCTGACCCAGCTCAATCGTTACGTCACGCTCGATACACCACTCGGCCCGGATGTGCTGCTGGTCAGCGCGGCCGTCGTCGACGAGCACGTGAACCGGTTGCCGGAGATCCACCTCGACCTGCTGTCGCATCGCCACGACCTGCGCCCCGAGGACCTGATCGGCCAGCAGGTCAAGATCCGCTTCGACCAGCAGGCGCGCCTGTCGACGCTCGAACGCGTCGTTGCATCGGGCGCCGCCGACAACGACCGTTACTTCGACGGCTACGTCGCGTCGTTCGACCGGGCCGGCAACCCCGGGAACGTCACGCAATACCACCTGACGGCTGTGCCGTGGTTCTGGTTCCTGACGCGCTCGACCGACTGCCGGATCTTCCAGAACAAGACCGCGCAGGACATCCTCACCGAGATCTTCCAGGAACACGGTTTCTCCGATTTCGTGTTCGACATCCGGACGAACCAGAAGCCGCTCGAGTACGTCGTGATGTACCAGGAGAGCTACTACAACTTCTGCGCGCGGCTGATGGAGCAGGAGGGGCTCGTGTGGACGCACCGCTACGAGAAGGACAAGCATTTTCTCGTGATCGGCGACACGAACCTGCTGTTCCGCCCGATCGACGGGCTCGCCTCCGTACCGTTCGCCGCGACCGAGGCCAGCGAGGACAGCGGCATCGACCAGTTGCATGAAGGCCGGCGCTTCGGCGTCGGCAAGGTCACGTTCCGCGACTTCAATCACCAGAATCCGTCGTCGCCGCTGATGCTGGTGGAGGCCGGGCCGCAAAACCTCAAGCATGCGCGGCTCGATGCGACCGAGCGCTTCGAGCACCAGTCGCTGTACGACCACGGCGACGACGGCCACCGCTATGCGCGTTTCGCGATGGAGGCCGAGGAGGCGCAAGCCCATCGCTATACCGGCGGCGGCTACGCGTGGCGCATGACGACGGCCGGCGCCGTGACCGTCGCGAATCACCCCGTCCTCGAGAACAACCAGGATTACGTGATTCTGCACGTGCGTCACGAGGCCGTGAACGACTATACGCAGCACAGCGCGAAGCTGCCGTACCGCAACAGCTTCTCGCTGCTGCCGAAGAAGGTTCCGTACCGTGCGCCGCGCGCGACGCCGAAGCCGGTGATTCACGGCACGCAGTCCGCGATCGTCGTCGGTCCGAAGGGCGAGGAAATCTATACGAACGGCAGCGCGGTGAAGGTGCATTTCCCGTGGGACCGGCGCGGCAAGAAGGACGGCTCCGATTCGATGTGGGTGCGCGTGTCGCAACCGTGGGCGGGCGACGGCTGGGGCGCGGCCGCGATTCCGCGGATCAAGCAGGAAGTGCTGGTGGCGTTCAATCAGGGCGATCCGGACAACCCGGTGATCGTCGGCCGCGTGTTCAACGGCGAGCAGGGCAATCCGTATCACGGCGCGGCCGGCCAGACGATGGGGATCAAGAGCCAGACGCACAAGGGGCAGGGGTCGAACGAAATCCGCATGACCGACACGAACGGCATGCAGGAATTCTTCATGCACGCGCAGAAGGACATGAACACCGTCGTCGAGAACAACGAGACGCACAAGGTGCTGGGGCCGATGCGTACCGTGCTGGTGGCAACGGGGAGCGAAGAGAAGCAGATCCCGCAGGGCAACCTGACCGAGACGATCGCCGAGAAACGCAGCACCACGGCGACCACCGTCGAGGTCACGACGCCGGCCAAGGATGGCGGCGGCGGTACGCAGGTCTACATGGCCGAGCGCGGCATCCTGCTGAAGGTGAAGGACAGCTCCATCTCGCTCGCGCCGGAAGGCATCCGCCTCGAGCACAAGGGCTCCGTGATCCTGATGACCGACGACGGCGTGATGGTCAACGGCAAGCGCATCGACCTCAACAAGTAA
- a CDS encoding DcrB-related protein produces the protein MHYAIHEGTFELPDAALDRTVNMLILPVGPGGLSLVVSRGRLREQESIDAFVEREWAQASRTAQNLNVQSRRPVTVGRAECPGVQTESTHEQDGRTFHQMQTAFRLDAGGQVIVMTLTNAAPLNDEQRALAARMLESFQPRPVAPTLVSDAGRP, from the coding sequence ATGCACTACGCAATCCATGAAGGCACATTCGAGCTGCCCGACGCGGCGCTCGATCGCACCGTCAATATGCTGATTCTTCCCGTCGGCCCGGGCGGGCTGAGCCTCGTCGTGTCCCGCGGCCGGCTGCGCGAGCAGGAGTCGATCGATGCGTTCGTCGAGCGCGAATGGGCGCAGGCGTCGCGCACCGCGCAGAATCTGAACGTGCAGTCGAGACGCCCGGTGACGGTCGGGCGAGCGGAATGCCCCGGCGTGCAAACGGAATCGACGCATGAACAGGACGGCCGCACCTTTCACCAGATGCAGACGGCGTTTCGGCTCGATGCCGGCGGGCAGGTGATCGTGATGACGTTGACCAATGCAGCGCCGCTCAACGACGAACAACGTGCGCTCGCCGCGCGCATGCTGGAGAGCTTCCAGCCGCGCCCGGTTGCGCCCACGCTGGTTTCGGATGCCGGCCGCCCATGA
- a CDS encoding RHS repeat-associated core domain-containing protein, producing the protein MSQPAARKDDPFTHTTLAGDLLGMGGSLLGGLGIGWALTTIAEGLVFGALGALEIGTGGLATPIVLAIGVGVAAYMQGSGLNDKIDEAAKGLGNAISPPEEKGTIQNGSPDVFVNGKPAARAADGADMDPVLCSDHPGPQFVAQGSDVVFINDLPAARVDDKTTCDGTISKGSPDVFFGGGTKTVRDISAARPWVAGLGAAIGIALALCGRGKGSWGDFVKGKLPCLAMNFAAGLFGTWLGSKMQPSAGHPVNVITGGKILDGSDDTDFVLPGPLPIVWRRFYSSHDDRADGLFGAGWSVPISVELRLARENGVVTSITYWDEQGRDIEFPAVPPGESHFSVPEGIYLICTAGGHYVVETVDGVYRDFGRAGSDADSETLKLRRLEDRNGNWIEVEQESADEVVRPVRLYDSAGRVLTLGYEKPHLRRIATIELTRGVDGEQPDTLVRYAYNDAGQLVAVTDRSGHTGRRFAYEHGLMVQHTLPGGLNCFYAWQGVGRDARVVRHWTDDGEAYTFDADLAQRSVTITDQIGRVTQWTWNEDQQPTRYTDAEGHVWQLEWNAMRQLVSTTDPAGHVTRFEYDERGRQTQRIDALGQVERTEWNGHYDLPVAEIDPTNARWIYRYDARGNLTMARDPAGFATEYYRDARGLVHTIRDARGGYKFLEWNGRAQLTSYTDCSGKVTRFAYDARGALARVTDAAGQATVYETDAMGRVTGIGTADGARQMFRYDAAGRLIEVIDPNQRSTRYELNPRGLLLSRTDAAGRIVQFGYDDAFRLASLTNENHETYRFQYDHRDLVSAQIGLDGHKRTYEYDVCGQGTIVRDGQLETRYERDAIGQLTAKQAAHERCEYLYDEAGRITSAELYTLAARGPSLKNRVSLKYDKRGEVVEEYTPTGWLAHTYDELGNRVSTTISGERTIDWLHYGSGHVHQIRFDGAAVADIERDDLHREVLRTQGKLTSHFGYDAVGRRARQSAQRGAAGSELLAKQWQYDAAGDVIQKRDQRYGTTSYRYDPTGRIEQAAGPGLPSEVFRWDAAANLVSSDHPGGYVEHNRLKMFEDKRFEYDTYGRLVRKRSGHGPAKELTLEYDDWNQLKTVVTKDRLGIATTHFEYDAFGRRVRKLNGSYASTDFLWDGMRLVQETYHDRQGEEALTYLYESNSYVPLARIDQGKAAANDADVRDAVYYFHNDVSGLPEELTDAGGELVWQARYKVWGNAVQEEWVARVSQRPTAVWGEVQAAASAPAHAPRPQNLRFQGQYLDRETGLHYNTFRFYDPDIGRFINPDPIGLIGGMNLYQYGSNPIVWIDPWGWAADRLPRTNGRWDGEPGNSNWYSDNAKVNAITGNDPIPFKGGRPDFSTWSKGTLTFEKDVLNGTRTDFPTVYAELGRIKGISANAAKNLLKEKGLTPHHLSATEIQFIPSDLHGNVPHTGSAADMRKTRC; encoded by the coding sequence ATGAGTCAGCCGGCCGCTCGTAAGGACGATCCCTTTACCCACACGACGCTCGCGGGCGACCTGCTCGGCATGGGCGGGTCGCTGCTGGGCGGCCTGGGGATCGGATGGGCGCTGACCACGATAGCGGAAGGTCTCGTGTTCGGTGCATTGGGTGCGCTCGAAATCGGCACCGGCGGCTTGGCGACGCCGATCGTGCTGGCGATCGGTGTCGGCGTGGCCGCTTACATGCAAGGCTCGGGTCTCAACGACAAGATCGATGAGGCCGCGAAGGGGCTTGGCAATGCCATTTCTCCGCCCGAGGAGAAGGGCACGATCCAGAACGGCTCGCCCGATGTGTTCGTCAACGGGAAGCCGGCCGCACGCGCGGCCGACGGCGCGGACATGGATCCGGTTCTGTGCAGCGATCACCCCGGCCCGCAATTCGTCGCGCAAGGGTCGGACGTGGTGTTCATCAACGATCTGCCGGCGGCGCGCGTTGACGACAAGACCACCTGTGACGGCACGATCTCGAAGGGCTCGCCGGATGTTTTCTTCGGCGGCGGCACGAAGACCGTGCGCGACATCAGTGCAGCGCGGCCGTGGGTCGCCGGACTCGGCGCGGCGATCGGTATCGCGCTTGCGCTCTGTGGTCGAGGCAAGGGAAGCTGGGGCGATTTCGTCAAGGGCAAGCTGCCGTGTCTCGCAATGAATTTCGCGGCCGGCCTATTCGGTACATGGCTCGGCAGCAAGATGCAGCCGTCGGCCGGCCATCCGGTCAACGTGATCACCGGCGGCAAGATTCTCGACGGCAGCGACGATACGGACTTCGTGTTGCCGGGCCCGCTGCCGATCGTCTGGCGGCGTTTTTACAGCAGCCACGACGATCGCGCCGATGGCCTGTTCGGGGCCGGCTGGAGCGTGCCGATCAGTGTCGAGTTGAGGTTGGCGCGAGAGAACGGCGTCGTCACGTCGATCACGTACTGGGACGAACAGGGGCGCGATATCGAGTTCCCGGCGGTGCCGCCGGGTGAGAGTCATTTCAGCGTGCCGGAAGGCATTTACCTGATTTGTACGGCTGGCGGTCACTATGTGGTCGAAACGGTCGATGGTGTGTATCGCGATTTCGGCCGCGCGGGCAGCGATGCCGACAGCGAGACGCTCAAGCTACGGCGGCTGGAGGATCGCAACGGCAACTGGATCGAGGTCGAGCAGGAATCGGCAGATGAGGTCGTGCGGCCGGTGCGGTTGTATGACAGCGCAGGTCGCGTGCTGACGCTGGGTTACGAGAAACCGCATCTTCGACGCATTGCCACGATCGAACTGACGCGTGGCGTGGACGGTGAACAACCCGACACGCTGGTGCGTTATGCGTACAACGACGCCGGCCAACTCGTGGCCGTGACCGATCGCAGCGGCCACACCGGGCGACGGTTCGCCTACGAGCATGGGTTGATGGTCCAGCACACGCTGCCTGGCGGCTTGAACTGCTTTTATGCGTGGCAGGGTGTCGGCCGCGACGCGCGTGTCGTGCGCCATTGGACCGACGACGGCGAGGCGTACACGTTCGACGCAGACCTCGCGCAGCGTTCGGTGACGATCACCGATCAGATCGGACGCGTGACGCAATGGACGTGGAACGAGGATCAGCAGCCGACGCGCTACACGGACGCCGAAGGGCATGTCTGGCAGCTCGAATGGAATGCGATGCGGCAGCTGGTGAGCACGACCGACCCGGCGGGCCATGTCACTCGCTTCGAGTACGACGAGCGCGGGCGGCAGACGCAGCGCATCGACGCGCTCGGCCAGGTCGAGCGGACAGAATGGAACGGACACTACGATTTGCCTGTTGCGGAAATCGATCCGACCAACGCCCGATGGATCTATCGTTACGACGCGCGCGGCAACCTGACGATGGCGCGCGATCCGGCGGGTTTCGCGACCGAGTATTACCGGGACGCGCGCGGGCTCGTGCATACGATTCGTGACGCGCGTGGTGGCTACAAGTTCCTCGAATGGAATGGCCGGGCGCAGTTGACCTCGTATACCGATTGTTCCGGCAAGGTCACACGGTTTGCGTATGACGCACGCGGTGCGCTCGCGCGGGTGACCGATGCGGCCGGGCAGGCCACCGTTTACGAAACGGATGCGATGGGGCGGGTTACGGGGATCGGGACGGCTGATGGCGCACGTCAGATGTTCCGTTACGACGCGGCCGGAAGGCTGATTGAGGTCATCGATCCGAACCAGCGCAGCACGCGCTATGAACTCAATCCGCGTGGATTGCTCTTGTCTCGCACGGATGCGGCGGGCCGGATCGTGCAGTTCGGCTATGACGACGCGTTCCGGTTGGCGAGCCTGACCAACGAGAACCATGAGACGTATCGCTTTCAGTATGATCATCGCGATCTCGTTTCCGCGCAGATCGGTCTCGATGGCCACAAGCGTACGTACGAGTACGACGTGTGCGGTCAAGGAACGATCGTACGCGATGGGCAGCTCGAGACGCGATACGAGCGCGATGCGATCGGGCAGCTGACGGCGAAACAAGCCGCGCACGAGCGTTGCGAATACCTGTATGACGAGGCCGGCCGGATCACATCGGCCGAGTTGTACACGCTTGCCGCTCGTGGGCCATCGTTGAAGAATCGGGTCAGCCTGAAGTACGACAAGCGTGGGGAAGTCGTCGAGGAATACACGCCGACTGGCTGGCTCGCGCACACGTACGACGAGCTTGGCAATCGTGTCAGCACGACGATTTCCGGCGAGCGCACGATCGACTGGCTGCATTATGGGTCCGGACACGTGCACCAGATTCGTTTCGACGGTGCCGCGGTTGCGGACATCGAACGGGACGATCTGCATCGTGAGGTGCTGCGGACGCAGGGCAAGCTGACGAGTCACTTCGGATATGACGCGGTGGGGCGCCGCGCGCGGCAAAGTGCGCAGCGCGGCGCGGCGGGCAGCGAGTTGCTTGCGAAGCAGTGGCAATACGATGCCGCTGGCGACGTGATCCAGAAGCGCGATCAGCGTTACGGCACGACGAGCTATCGGTATGACCCGACAGGGCGTATCGAACAGGCGGCGGGGCCGGGATTGCCGTCGGAAGTATTTCGCTGGGATGCGGCGGCCAACCTGGTGTCGAGCGATCATCCGGGCGGGTATGTCGAGCACAACCGGCTCAAGATGTTCGAGGACAAGCGGTTCGAGTACGACACGTATGGGCGGCTCGTTCGCAAGCGCAGTGGGCATGGCCCGGCTAAAGAGCTCACGCTTGAATACGACGATTGGAACCAGCTCAAGACAGTCGTGACGAAGGACCGGCTCGGGATCGCGACGACGCATTTCGAGTACGACGCGTTCGGTCGGCGGGTTCGGAAGCTCAATGGGAGTTATGCGAGTACGGATTTCCTGTGGGACGGCATGCGGTTGGTGCAGGAGACGTATCACGACCGTCAGGGCGAGGAAGCGCTGACGTACTTGTACGAGTCCAATAGTTATGTGCCGCTGGCGCGGATCGATCAGGGTAAGGCGGCGGCCAATGATGCGGATGTGCGGGATGCGGTTTATTACTTCCACAATGATGTTTCGGGGTTGCCGGAGGAATTGACTGACGCTGGTGGCGAGCTGGTTTGGCAGGCGCGCTACAAGGTGTGGGGCAATGCGGTGCAGGAGGAGTGGGTTGCGCGGGTGTCGCAGCGGCCGACAGCGGTGTGGGGAGAGGTTCAAGCGGCTGCGTCAGCGCCGGCGCACGCACCGCGACCGCAGAATCTGCGCTTCCAAGGGCAGTATCTGGACCGTGAAACGGGGCTGCACTACAACACGTTCCGGTTCTATGATCCCGATATCGGAAGGTTCATCAATCCGGATCCGATCGGGCTGATTGGCGGGATGAACTTGTACCAGTACGGATCGAATCCGATCGTATGGATTGACCCGTGGGGATGGGCGGCCGATAGGTTGCCGCGCACCAACGGTCGTTGGGACGGTGAACCTGGGAACAGCAACTGGTATTCCGACAATGCGAAAGTAAATGCCATTACAGGCAATGATCCGATTCCTTTCAAGGGGGGGCGTCCTGACTTCTCGACATGGTCAAAGGGTACGTTGACCTTCGAGAAAGACGTTCTTAACGGTACGCGGACTGATTTCCCAACGGTCTATGCTGAGCTTGGTCGTATCAAGGGAATTAGTGCGAACGCCGCCAAGAATCTCTTGAAAGAGAAGGGACTTACACCCCATCATTTGAGTGCGACGGAAATTCAGTTCATTCCATCTGACCTACATGGGAATGTCCCGCACACGGGATCTGCGGCAGATATGAGGAAGACGCGATGCTAG
- a CDS encoding SMI1/KNR4 family protein, with amino-acid sequence MLDKLSQLGATPDKLSSERKMQLLASLEAEVGLLPDDYRNLLLHFGGDIEFNSLIKFRSDEPSPWAAQDGTDSLELLYGLSSKYGSTILERFETYKGRIPADWIPIGEAPGGNQVCLRIHPAGARSVEFWDHESEVGPGLRPRGTGLTKITDTLQEFVSRLTPEDPPENAPRAVKVDLQF; translated from the coding sequence ATGCTAGACAAACTTTCGCAACTCGGAGCAACTCCTGACAAATTGTCGTCGGAAAGGAAGATGCAGCTTTTAGCTTCCTTGGAGGCCGAGGTTGGCCTGCTTCCGGACGACTATAGAAACCTGTTGCTGCATTTCGGCGGGGATATCGAGTTCAATTCGCTCATCAAGTTTCGTTCTGATGAACCGTCACCGTGGGCAGCACAGGACGGTACCGATTCTTTAGAGCTTCTCTACGGACTGTCGAGCAAATACGGATCGACAATACTCGAGAGGTTCGAGACATATAAGGGCCGTATTCCGGCTGATTGGATTCCAATCGGAGAAGCACCTGGTGGAAATCAAGTCTGCCTCAGAATTCATCCAGCAGGTGCTCGATCGGTTGAGTTCTGGGATCATGAGAGCGAGGTCGGTCCGGGCTTGCGGCCACGCGGTACGGGCTTGACGAAAATCACCGACACGTTGCAGGAGTTTGTTAGCCGACTCACGCCGGAAGATCCGCCGGAGAATGCGCCTCGTGCTGTAAAGGTGGATCTTCAGTTTTGA